The following proteins are encoded in a genomic region of Enterocloster clostridioformis:
- the uxuA gene encoding mannonate dehydratase: MKLSFRWYGEDDKVTLENIRQIPGMQSIVTAVYDVPVGEVWSRESIAKLKKQVEDAGLGFDVIESIPVHEDIKLGKASRDKYIENYCENIRRVAEAGVKCICYNFMPVFDWTRTQLDHELADGSTSLVYYQEQVDAVNPLNSDSDLTLPGWDSSYTKDGLKAVVEEYHNLTEENLWDNLKYFLERIIPVAAECDVNMAIHEDDPCWSIFGLPRIITCEENLDKFLKLVDDRHNGITLCTGSLGCSAKNDVVRLAGKYAAMGRIHFAHLRNVAVLDNGFEERAHLSCCGSLDMFGIVKALVENGFDGYVRPDHGRMIWGETGRAGYGLYDRALGATYLNGLFEAVEKMSR; encoded by the coding sequence GTACGGGGAAGACGACAAGGTAACACTGGAAAACATCCGCCAGATTCCGGGCATGCAGTCCATCGTTACGGCTGTATACGATGTTCCTGTAGGCGAAGTGTGGAGCAGGGAGAGCATTGCAAAGCTTAAGAAGCAGGTAGAGGATGCGGGCCTGGGCTTTGACGTCATTGAGAGCATTCCTGTCCATGAGGATATAAAGCTGGGGAAGGCTTCCAGGGACAAGTACATCGAAAACTACTGTGAGAACATCCGCCGTGTTGCGGAGGCAGGCGTAAAATGTATCTGCTACAATTTCATGCCTGTATTTGACTGGACCAGGACCCAGTTAGACCATGAGCTGGCTGACGGCTCCACTTCCCTGGTATACTATCAGGAGCAGGTGGATGCGGTGAATCCGCTTAACAGCGACAGCGACCTGACACTTCCGGGATGGGATTCCAGCTATACCAAGGACGGCCTTAAGGCTGTAGTGGAGGAATACCACAACCTGACAGAGGAGAATCTGTGGGATAACTTAAAATATTTTCTGGAGCGCATTATTCCGGTTGCGGCTGAGTGCGACGTGAATATGGCAATTCATGAGGACGACCCATGCTGGAGCATCTTCGGCCTTCCAAGAATCATTACCTGCGAGGAGAACCTGGATAAGTTCTTAAAGCTGGTGGATGACAGGCACAACGGAATCACACTGTGCACAGGTTCCCTGGGCTGCTCCGCCAAGAACGACGTGGTAAGACTGGCCGGCAAGTACGCCGCCATGGGAAGAATCCACTTCGCCCATCTGAGAAATGTGGCTGTGCTGGACAATGGCTTTGAGGAAAGAGCTCATCTGTCCTGCTGCGGTTCCCTGGATATGTTCGGCATCGTAAAGGCCCTGGTGGAGAATGGCTTTGACGGCTATGTAAGACCTGACCACGGGCGTATGATCTGGGGAGAGACAGGAAGAGCCGGATACGGCCTGTATGACAGAGCTTTAGGCGCTACCTACCTCAATGGTCTGTTTGAGGCTGTGGAGAAAATGAGCAGATAA
- a CDS encoding SDR family oxidoreductase codes for MVLGTDLTGKMAVVTGAGGILCGMFARTLARAGAAVALLDINLEAAEETARDIREAGGTAAAYGVDVMDKEMLESVHARVLARLGPCDILINGAGGNQARANTSKEYFEMGDIEADVATFFDMEYKGVQGVLDLNFLGGFLTCQVFAKDMVGREGCNIINISSASAARPLTRIPVYSGAVAALSNFTQWLAVHFAKAGIRVNAIAPGFFVTRQNEGLLYDEDGKPAARTAKVLAATPMGRFGKPEELGGALMFLLNNEAAGFITGIILPVDGGFSAYSGV; via the coding sequence GTGGTATTGGGGACGGATTTGACGGGAAAGATGGCGGTGGTGACCGGCGCGGGGGGAATCCTCTGCGGCATGTTTGCCAGGACGCTGGCCCGGGCCGGCGCGGCGGTTGCCCTTCTGGATATTAATTTGGAGGCGGCTGAGGAGACAGCCAGGGACATACGGGAGGCTGGGGGTACGGCTGCTGCCTACGGAGTGGATGTGATGGATAAGGAAATGCTGGAGAGCGTTCATGCCAGGGTGCTGGCCCGGTTGGGACCCTGCGACATCCTGATCAACGGCGCGGGAGGCAATCAGGCCAGGGCCAATACGTCTAAGGAATATTTTGAGATGGGGGATATCGAAGCCGATGTGGCTACGTTCTTTGATATGGAGTATAAGGGCGTACAGGGCGTGCTGGATCTGAATTTTTTAGGAGGGTTTCTGACCTGCCAGGTCTTTGCCAAGGATATGGTGGGACGGGAGGGATGCAATATCATCAACATCTCCTCTGCCAGCGCAGCCAGGCCCCTGACCAGAATACCTGTATACAGCGGGGCTGTGGCTGCTCTCAGCAATTTTACCCAGTGGCTGGCCGTGCATTTTGCAAAAGCCGGAATCCGGGTCAACGCCATTGCTCCGGGCTTCTTTGTGACCAGACAGAATGAGGGGCTTCTCTATGATGAGGACGGAAAACCGGCGGCCAGGACAGCCAAGGTGCTGGCCGCTACTCCCATGGGGCGGTTCGGTAAGCCTGAGGAGCTGGGCGGGGCCCTCATGTTCCTGCTCAACAATGAGGCTGCCGGTTTCATCACAGGAATCATACTTCCGGTGGACGGCGGGTTTTCGGCATATTCCGGGGTGTGA
- a CDS encoding 6-phosphofructokinase — MKKNILVGQSGGPTAVINASLYGVIAEGMARPEEVDHVYGMVNGIEGFLSGHVTDLSLLTREDLSLLKQTPAAYLGSCRFKLPENLDAPVYSLLFEKFTAMNIGACFYIGGNDSMDTVDKLSRYARIRRETISFIGVPKTIDNDLPVTDHTPGYGSAAKYVASTVREISLDASVYQQPAVTIVELMGRHAGWVTAASALARKYPGDNPLLIYMPEVPFSMEQFFKDVEQALSRQPNVVICVSEGIRDKKGRFICEYTNDAQIDTFGHKMLTGCAKILESYVRNRFRVKVRSVELNVNQRCSSLLASAADVEEAECSGRRAAEKALQGETGKMVTCSRLSGPGYELEYGLTEVGNVCNREKSFPVEWITAEGSDIGPEFLDYALPLIQGQPDHIMENGLPKYLYRK, encoded by the coding sequence ATGAAAAAAAACATCCTGGTGGGCCAGTCCGGCGGCCCCACAGCCGTCATTAACGCCAGCTTATATGGAGTCATTGCAGAGGGCATGGCCCGGCCGGAAGAGGTAGACCATGTATACGGCATGGTAAACGGTATCGAAGGCTTTCTTTCAGGCCACGTCACGGACCTGTCTCTTCTTACCCGTGAGGACCTCAGCCTGCTTAAGCAGACTCCGGCCGCTTATCTTGGCTCCTGCCGGTTCAAGCTGCCTGAAAACCTGGATGCGCCGGTTTACAGCCTTTTATTTGAAAAATTCACAGCCATGAACATAGGCGCCTGTTTCTATATCGGCGGAAATGATTCCATGGACACGGTTGACAAGCTCTCCCGATACGCCCGGATCCGCCGCGAAACCATCTCCTTCATAGGAGTGCCAAAGACCATAGACAACGACCTGCCTGTTACAGACCATACCCCCGGATACGGAAGCGCCGCCAAGTATGTGGCCTCTACGGTCCGTGAAATTTCCCTGGACGCCTCCGTGTACCAGCAGCCGGCTGTCACCATCGTGGAGCTGATGGGGCGCCATGCAGGCTGGGTGACGGCTGCAAGCGCCCTGGCCAGAAAATATCCCGGCGACAATCCCCTTCTCATCTATATGCCGGAAGTGCCGTTCTCCATGGAACAGTTTTTTAAGGACGTGGAGCAGGCCCTGTCCCGCCAGCCCAATGTGGTAATCTGCGTATCCGAAGGCATACGCGACAAAAAAGGCCGTTTTATCTGCGAATACACCAACGATGCCCAGATTGACACCTTCGGCCACAAGATGCTCACCGGCTGCGCCAAGATACTGGAAAGCTACGTCCGCAACCGTTTCCGCGTAAAGGTCCGCTCTGTGGAGCTGAACGTAAACCAGCGCTGCAGCAGCCTTTTGGCCTCTGCCGCCGATGTGGAGGAAGCAGAGTGCTCCGGCAGAAGGGCAGCAGAAAAGGCCCTGCAGGGAGAAACCGGCAAAATGGTTACCTGTTCCCGCCTGTCAGGGCCCGGATATGAACTTGAGTATGGACTTACAGAGGTAGGCAATGTATGCAACCGCGAAAAATCCTTTCCCGTGGAATGGATCACGGCGGAAGGCTCCGACATCGGACCGGAATTCCTGGACTATGCCCTTCCCCTGATTCAGGGGCAGCCGGACCACATCATGGAGAACGGACTGCCAAAATATCTCTACAGGAAGTAA
- the kduI gene encoding 5-dehydro-4-deoxy-D-glucuronate isomerase, whose translation MDIRYSANQRDVKRYTTQELRDEFLIQNLYAANEVVAVYSHVDRMVTLGCMPTTETVSIDKGIDCWKNFGTHYFLERREIGIFNIGGSGRIVADGQEFQMGYKDCLYITKGTKEVYFSSDDASAPAKFYMVSAPAHTSYTTTYIPIAKAAKRPCGASETANKRVINQFIHPDVLKTCQLSMGMTVLEDGSVWNTMPAHTHERRMEVYMYFEVPGDNVVFHMMGEPTETRHIVMKNEEAVISPSWSIHSGAGTSNYTFIWAMGGENMEFDDMDTMMPNQMK comes from the coding sequence ATGGATATTCGCTATTCTGCAAATCAGAGGGATGTAAAGCGTTACACCACCCAGGAGCTGAGGGATGAGTTCCTGATTCAGAACCTGTATGCGGCCAATGAGGTAGTGGCTGTGTATTCACATGTGGACCGCATGGTGACATTGGGATGTATGCCTACCACAGAGACTGTTTCCATAGATAAGGGAATTGACTGCTGGAAGAATTTCGGCACGCACTATTTCCTGGAGCGCCGTGAGATTGGCATTTTCAATATCGGCGGCAGCGGCAGGATTGTGGCTGACGGACAGGAGTTCCAGATGGGATATAAGGATTGCCTGTACATCACGAAGGGAACAAAGGAAGTATATTTTTCCAGTGACGACGCATCTGCACCGGCTAAGTTCTACATGGTAAGCGCGCCGGCTCATACTTCCTACACCACCACCTACATTCCCATTGCAAAGGCAGCCAAGAGGCCCTGCGGAGCATCTGAGACAGCTAATAAGCGCGTTATCAACCAGTTTATCCATCCGGATGTACTTAAAACCTGCCAGCTGTCCATGGGCATGACTGTGCTGGAGGACGGAAGCGTATGGAATACCATGCCGGCCCACACCCATGAGCGCCGCATGGAGGTTTATATGTACTTTGAGGTGCCCGGTGATAACGTGGTATTCCACATGATGGGAGAGCCCACTGAGACCAGACATATTGTGATGAAGAACGAGGAAGCTGTCATCAGTCCTTCCTGGAGCATACACAGCGGCGCGGGCACGTCCAATTATACATTTATCTGGGCCATGGGCGGAGAGAACATGGAGTTTGACGACATGGACACCATGATGCCCAACCAGATGAAATAA
- a CDS encoding gluconate 5-dehydrogenase yields MADYLNNFSLEGKVALITGASYGIGFAIAKAMAGAGATIVFNDIKQELVDKGLAAYKEEGIEAHGYVCDVTNEDAVNEMVGKIEKEVGVVDILVNNAGIIKRIPMCDMTAAEFRQVIDVDLNAPFIVSKAVIPSMIKKGHGKIINICSMMSELGRETVSAYAAAKGGLKMLTKNIASEYGEYNIQCNGIGPGYIATPQTAPLREIQPDGSRHPFDQFIVSKTPAGRWGEAEDLGGPAVFLASDASNFVNGLVLYVDGGILAYIGKQPK; encoded by the coding sequence ATGGCAGATTATTTAAATAACTTTTCACTGGAGGGCAAGGTAGCCCTGATTACAGGCGCGTCCTACGGAATCGGCTTTGCCATTGCCAAGGCCATGGCGGGCGCGGGCGCCACCATCGTGTTCAATGATATCAAGCAGGAGCTGGTTGACAAAGGACTGGCAGCTTACAAGGAAGAGGGAATTGAAGCACACGGCTATGTATGCGACGTGACCAATGAGGACGCTGTCAATGAGATGGTCGGAAAGATTGAGAAGGAAGTAGGCGTGGTAGACATTCTGGTGAACAATGCCGGCATCATCAAGAGGATTCCCATGTGCGATATGACGGCTGCCGAGTTCAGACAGGTCATTGACGTGGATCTGAACGCGCCATTCATCGTGTCCAAGGCAGTCATTCCCAGCATGATTAAGAAGGGCCACGGAAAGATCATTAACATCTGCTCTATGATGAGCGAGCTTGGCCGTGAGACCGTATCCGCATATGCCGCAGCCAAGGGCGGACTTAAGATGCTGACCAAAAACATTGCTTCCGAGTACGGCGAGTACAACATCCAGTGCAACGGCATCGGGCCCGGCTACATTGCTACCCCTCAGACCGCTCCGCTGCGTGAGATTCAGCCTGACGGATCCAGGCACCCATTTGACCAGTTTATTGTGAGCAAGACTCCGGCAGGGCGCTGGGGCGAGGCCGAGGACCTGGGCGGACCTGCCGTATTCCTGGCTTCCGACGCATCCAATTTCGTCAATGGACTGGTGCTGTATGTGGACGGAGGAATCCTGGCTTACATCGGCAAGCAGCCTAAATAA
- a CDS encoding GntR family transcriptional regulator, with amino-acid sequence MGEMNFKNRGELVYETLKQEILDLRLKPGQMISENDICERFGVSRTPVRDALRLLQEQGFAETIPYRGTYVTLLSLDNIKQMIYMRVAVETMVLRDFLEVQTPMVIEDIRHSIAQQRAVIREPGFEPEQFYRMDAQMHSIWFAAVRRQKLWEMLQAQQLHYTRFRMLDFITETDFMRIIGEHEDLFSMIVDKNEKGLEEALKEHLYYSMKRMRRSIEVDYKDYFEEEDEEGRFVI; translated from the coding sequence ATGGGAGAGATGAACTTCAAGAACCGGGGAGAGCTTGTATATGAGACACTGAAGCAGGAAATTCTGGATTTAAGGCTTAAGCCAGGCCAGATGATTAGTGAGAATGATATATGCGAGCGCTTTGGGGTGTCCAGGACGCCGGTGCGTGACGCACTCCGGCTTTTGCAGGAGCAGGGGTTTGCTGAAACCATTCCCTACCGCGGCACCTATGTGACCCTTCTGAGCCTGGATAACATCAAACAGATGATATATATGCGCGTGGCCGTGGAGACCATGGTGCTCAGGGATTTCCTGGAAGTCCAGACCCCCATGGTTATTGAGGACATCCGCCACAGCATTGCGCAGCAGAGGGCTGTTATCAGGGAACCGGGATTTGAGCCGGAGCAGTTTTACCGTATGGACGCTCAGATGCACTCCATCTGGTTTGCGGCCGTCAGGCGTCAGAAGCTGTGGGAGATGCTCCAGGCACAGCAGCTCCACTATACCAGGTTCAGGATGCTGGACTTCATCACGGAAACTGATTTCATGCGCATTATCGGTGAACATGAGGATTTATTCAGCATGATTGTGGATAAAAATGAAAAAGGGCTGGAGGAAGCCTTGAAGGAACACCTCTATTACAGTATGAAGCGCATGCGCCGTTCCATTGAGGTGGACTATAAGGATTACTTTGAGGAAGAAGATGAAGAAGGGCGGTTTGTCATTTGA
- a CDS encoding helix-turn-helix domain-containing protein, with amino-acid sequence MIDYSPFWKTLEQSEENWYTLTKKHRVSDSTLHRLKHNMDISMKTVNDLCRILDCDIEDIAVYVPSEKDQLL; translated from the coding sequence ATGATAGATTATTCACCATTCTGGAAGACACTGGAGCAATCTGAGGAAAATTGGTACACACTTACAAAGAAGCACCGCGTGTCGGACAGTACCCTTCACAGGCTGAAACACAACATGGACATATCCATGAAGACTGTGAACGATCTTTGCAGGATACTGGACTGCGATATTGAGGATATTGCAGTGTATGTGCCTTCCGAAAAGGACCAGCTGCTGTGA